One stretch of [Limnothrix rosea] IAM M-220 DNA includes these proteins:
- a CDS encoding anti-sigma factor family protein: MTNKRLQTDSTLKLNTLTEDQLSDLELLSAYVDGEATPEESHQVQERLDTDPVFRRQYLQLHQIRQGLQAMPTPSSQSHRRLSNQVFRRLRWQKSKVLSLWGGGAIAALFIAGVVSNLPRSNQTEFVNRTAPVAPTTLLETAREPNQDEALVVALNRPVLQIPKMATSDDTP; the protein is encoded by the coding sequence ATGACAAACAAACGTTTACAGACTGACTCCACTTTAAAGCTCAATACCCTTACAGAAGACCAACTCTCTGATCTAGAGCTTCTCAGTGCCTATGTAGATGGAGAGGCAACACCCGAAGAATCCCATCAGGTACAAGAGCGCCTCGATACTGATCCAGTATTTAGACGGCAGTATCTACAGTTGCATCAGATTCGGCAGGGATTGCAGGCAATGCCTACACCGTCAAGTCAATCTCACCGCCGTTTATCTAATCAAGTTTTTCGTCGTCTGCGCTGGCAAAAGAGCAAGGTTCTCTCTTTGTGGGGCGGGGGGGCGATCGCCGCGTTATTTATTGCAGGCGTTGTCAGTAATCTTCCTCGTTCCAACCAAACAGAATTCGTGAACCGCACCGCACCGGTAGCACCCACGACCCTACTCGAAACAGCCCGTGAGCCCAATCAGGACGAAGCTTTAGTTGTCGCTTTAAATCGACCAGTTCTCCAAATTCCGAAAATGGCAACGTCTGACGACACACCATAA